Proteins co-encoded in one Brassica oleracea var. oleracea cultivar TO1000 chromosome C4, BOL, whole genome shotgun sequence genomic window:
- the LOC106341134 gene encoding uncharacterized protein LOC106341134 — METNPAKGAPKCRRGLASVPLIEKMDLGLQCSAEIDAKFTGGLILSIKIRLELIRSTYGKDIPKTENRFPPDQVVKLLLSTILGFFIKLLICLNDSSVSTPWPIISESEFEMEA, encoded by the exons ATGGAAACAAATCCGGCGAAGGGAGCACCAAAATGCCGGCGAGGACTAGCATCGGTTCCATTGATAGAGAAAATGGATTTGGGGCTCCAATGCTCGGCCGAAATTGACGCCAAATTCACTGGCGGGTTAATACTATCGATTAAAATACGACTCGAGCTTATTAGATCAACCTACGGAAAAGACATACCGAAAACAGAAAACAG ATTTCCACCCGACCAAGTTGTTAAG TTGTTGCTGAGCACTATTCTTGGGTTTTTCATCAAACTTCTAATATGTCTGAACGATTCATCAGTTTCCACTCCCTGGCCTATAATCAG TGAATCTGAGTTTGAGATGGAAGCTTAA
- the LOC106338449 gene encoding E3 ubiquitin-protein ligase RHA1B-like, translating into IHHNPKLSLSPLCFTVSISNGEAIGFPAGYTELLLPKIFLHLLSFLGLIRKLICTLFWFIGLPDFLEPEPVWPDPPPNSTTSSHQDSNLFSAALLAGEILPVVRFSDLNRPESECCAVCLYDFENDDEIRRLTNCRHIFHKGCLDRWIMDYSQMTCPLCRTQFIPDELQAAFNEKLWSDSSEDVSELLAQSS; encoded by the coding sequence ATTCATCACAATCCAAAACTCTCCCTCTCTCCTCTTTGTTTTACAGTTTCTATCTCAAACGGTGAAGCAATCGGTTTTCCGGCGGGCTATACCGAGCTCCTTCTCCCAAAAATCTTCCTTCATCTACTCTCTTTCTTAGGTCTGATACGAAAACTAATCTGCACACTTTTCTGGTTCATTGGTTTACCCGATTTCTTAGAACCCGAACCGGTTTGGCCCGACCCACCACCAAACTCCACCACCTCAAGCCACCAAGACTCTAACTTGTTTTCAGCAGCGCTGCTAGCTGGAGAGATCTTGCCCGTTGTCAGATTTTCGGATCTAAACCGACCCGAATCCGAATGTTGTGCCGTGTGTCTCTACGATTTCGAAAACGACGATGAGATCCGACGGCTGACAAATTGCAGGCATATATTCCATAAAGGATGTTTGGACCGTTGGATTATGGATTACAGTCAGATGACGTGTCCGCTTTGTCGTACTCAGTTCATACCTGATGAACTTCAAGCGGCTTTTAATGAAAAGCTTTGGTCTGATTCTAGTGAAGACGTTTCTGAACTTCTTGCTCAATCATCTTAG
- the LOC106338450 gene encoding uncharacterized protein LOC106338450, with amino-acid sequence MSQGEWFVKSGGQKKQAPTGGLKISIPKFDNSTLIRGYSKTLIGRCMNPVKQEMKPLLYHLPRIWNVEERVVGADLGLGRFQFDFQEEEDIVESIGEALGVVRGDDAIEINEGKVRVTLDAFKPLVFSITVEFHSGEETVVALRYERLHGFCRMCSRLTHDQSKCPISNGVKEEKGDGPSDEKPDQGGKALSYKGAVESKALETNSSGDVRRNSQHVSGKQDVKGKGVVYEGGKQVTSGKFGPGRRSKEQGRPTAKYIRNACYLPPQELRDSYAMATGGLNGLRNQDFGAHLDPQQKLMLEAFKSGESGEASGSKACKALLFDNEIGEEGPRELLGDDQAATEVAATVENKDLKEENGMVLSTVENGGKQTLEIESKEDEVIGEMVAGLDEEDGLFELEMMEDGEEEAGLAQDVSAEVKSMEIEEAFSTDEMMEVAGEKDNQAAKKKAGKLMAAAMGGNAKKRLVQSLVSPRKKAMAKQGHKAGDRGPLPTKKALVKAKPVQD; translated from the exons ATGTCGCAAGGAGAATGGTTTGTCAAGTCCGGAGGACAGAAGAAGCAGGCACCAACGGGAGGCTTGAAGATCTCCATTCCGAAGTTTGACAATTCCACTCTCATTAGGGGGTACTCAAAGACGCTGATTGGGAGATGCATGAACCCGGTCAAACAGGAGATGAAGCCGTTGCTGTATCATCTTCCGCGCATCTGGAATGTGGAAGAGAGGGTGGTGGGCGCTGACTTGGGCCTTGGTCGGTTTCAATTTGATTTCCAGGAGGAGGAGGATATCGTTGAG AGCATTGGGGAAGCTTTGGGAGTGGTTCGGGGAGATGATGCCATTGAGATCAATGAAGGGAAGGTGCGTGTAACTTTGGATGCTTTTAAACCATTAGTGTTTTCCATTACGGTGGAATTTCACAGTGGGGAGGAGACAGTGGTCGCGCTGAGGTATGAACGTCTCCACGGTTTCTGTAGGATGTGCTCAAGATTGACACATGATCAGTCCAAGTGCCCTATCTCAAATGGGGTGAAGGAAGAGAAAGGTGATGGCCCATCTGATGAAAAGCCGGATCAAGGAGGGAAAGCTTTGAGCTATAAAGGGGCAGTGGAGTCTAAAGCATTGGAGACTAACTCTAGTGGGGATGTTAGGAGGAACAGCCAACATGTCTCTGGAAAGCAAGATGTCAAAGGGAAAGGCGTTGTGTATGAGGGTGGTAAACAAGTTACCAGTGGTAAATTTGGTCCAGGGAGGAGGAGTAAGGAGCAAGGGAGACCGACGGCGAAATATATTAGGAATGCGTGTTATCTGCCACCTCAAGAACTAAGGGATAGCTATGCTATGGCCACTGGTGGTCTTAATGGCCTGCGCAATCAGGATTTTGGAGCTCATCTGGACCCGCAACAGAAACTGATGCTAGAGGCCTTCAAGAGTGGTGAAAGTGGAGAGGCTTCAGGGTCAAAGGCGTGCAAGGCCCTTTTGTTTGACAATGAGATTGGAGAGGAAGGTCCTCGGGAACTGTTAGGAGATGATCAGGCTGCAACTGAAGTTGCCGCCACTGTGGAAAATAAGGATCTGAAGGAAGAGAATGGGATGGTGCTTTCAACTGTGGAGAATGGTGGGAAGCAGACATTGGAGATAGAGAGCAAGGAAGATGAGGTGATCGGGGAGATGGTGGCGGGTCTAGATGAGGAAGATGGCCTCTTCGAGTTGGAAATGATGGAGGATGGGGAGGAGGAGGCAGGGCTTGCTCAAGATGTCTCAGCGGAGGTGAAATCTATGGAGATTGAGGAGGCTTTCTCAACTGATGAAATGATGGAGGTGGCAGGTGAGAAAGACAATCAGGCTGCAAAGAAGAAGGCTGGAAAGCTCATGGCTGCTGCGATGGGAGGGAATGCGAAGAAGAGGTTGGTTCAGAGCTTGGTCTCTCCAAGGAAGAAGGCTATGGCAAAGCAAGGTCATAAGGCGGGGGACAGGGGACCGCTGCCTACTAAGAAGGCTTTGGTCAAGGCGAAACCAGTCCAGGACTGA
- the LOC106338451 gene encoding uncharacterized protein LOC106338451 yields the protein MKTACWNCRGLGNDSTVRRLKEIDRKYLLDIICLSETKQQDDVIRDVGAQLDCLNYVSVHPVGLSGGLVLYWKSHVQLQVLFQSSNLIDCKVQCNGSWFYYTFVYGHPNPSMRHHTWERLERWALNRRHDSWMVLGDYNEILGNHEKEGGSLRPEASSSTFRTMVRHCDLTDLPSVGNRFSWVGRRQNGLVKCCLGRVMSNSKWFSEYPASETLFLELGESDHRPLVTYISAKRERPRRLFCYDSRMVDKEGFRDTVRHGWKGDRNTKYFHAVSRARRIKNTLTSIQDETGVIHRGQSNISKVAENYFNNLFSSTNDVSMHFEQTFQGFSQWVTSDMNEDLTRDITEEEVQIAVFDIGPHKAPGPDEFTGAFYHQHWEDVKTELMSEIKRFFTDDDFDDKLIQTNICLIPKVYPPTVSFSVLINEVPEGRIVPKRGIRQGDPLSPYLFILCAELLSHLMNQAMCDRSLLEVKVALRVPEVNHLLFADDSLLFSLANPKAGRKLKQILNLYEMVSGQAINLNKSSITFGSKVSTTVKTRLRALLGIFNEDGNGKYLGLPEQFNNKKGEMFQFTIDKVRDAAQGWNRRSQVSKWALLATLDLFSKLLVGIRNKQRNALYSWKRLCVPKKEGGLGFRDLERFNQGLLRKQVWRILQHPESLVARILKARYFLEESILTAQPKRKPSYAWKSLLYGRDLLKQGLRFIIGNGTRVSMWSDPWLAEHPPRPPRSRDDVSQVESVSSYTKGDGTGWDIGKLREVVVEEDIDKISSIRISPHAELDLLGWHYTKEGIYTVKSGYWLSTHLPQQEKATPTWGDHILKKKI from the exons ATGAAGACAGCCTGCTGGAACTGTCGAGGTCTAGGCAATGACTCGACAGTTCGACGCCTTAAGGAGATAGATCGGAAGTATCTCCTGGACATTATATGTCTTTCCGAAACAAAGCAGCAGGATGATGTCATTAGGGATGTGGGAGCTCAGTTAGATTGCTTGAATTATGTTTCTGTTCATCCAGTAGGTCTTAGTGGTGGCTTGGTTCTGTATTGGAAGTCTCATGTACAGTTGCAAGTTCTGTTTCAGTCATCTAATTTGATAGATTGTAAAGTTCAATGTAATGGAAGTTGGTTTTACTACACGTTTGTCTATGGCCATCCAAATCCCTCTATGAGACATCATACATGGGAAAGACTTGAACGTTGGGCACTAAACAGAAGACATGATTCTTGGATGGTATTAGGAGATTACAATGAGATATTGGGGAATCATGAAAAGGAAGGTGGCAGTTTGAGACCAGAAGCTTCATCTAGTACATTCAGAACAATGGTACGGCATTGTGATCTTACAGATTTACCTTCGGTTGGTAATAGATTCTCATGGGTAGGAAGACGACAGAACGGTTTAGTAAAGTGTTGTCTTGGTAGAGTTATGAGCAACTCTAAGTGGTTCTCAGAATATCCAGCATCAGAAACTTTGTTCCTAGAACTAGGAGAATCTGACCATCGACCACTAGTAACCTATATATCTGCAAAAAGAGAAAGGCCGAGAAGATTGTTTTGCTATGATAGTCGCATGGTTGACAAAGAAGGTTTCAGAGATACAGTGAGGCATGGCTGGAAAG GTGATAGAAATACAAAATACTTCCATGCAGTCTCGAGAGCTAGAAGAATAAAGAATACGCTGACTTCAATACAAGATGAAACTGGAGTGATTCATCGAGGCCAAAGTAATATATCAAAGGTGGCAGAGAATTACTTCAACAATCTGTTCTCCTCTACTAATGATGTGAGTATGCACTTTGAGCAGACTTTCCAAGGATTTTCTCAATGGGTAACTTCAGATATGAATGAAGATCTTACCCGAGACATTACTGAAGAAGAGGTACAGATCGCTGTATTTGATATAGGACCGCATAAAGCCCCAGGACCAGATGAGTTTACTGGAGCCTTCTATCATCAACATTGGGAAGATGTGAAAACAGAGCTGATGTCAGAAATTAAACGCTTCTTTACTGATGATGACTTTGATGATAAGTTGATTCAGACAAACATATGTCTTATACCCAAGGTTTATCCTCCAACAG TGAGTTTCTCAGTTTTGATTAATGAAGTTCCAGAAGGAAGAATAGTACCGAAGCGTGGGATTCGACAAGGGGACCCTCTATCACCATATTTGTTCATACTATGCGCTGAATTGCTATCACATTTGATGAATCAAGCAATGTGTGATAGATCCTTGCTGGAGGTGAAAGTGGCATTACGAGTTCCTGAAGTAAACCACTTATTATTTGCAGATGATTCACTATTATTCTCTCTTGCTAATCCAAAGGCAGGTAGGAAACTGAAACAAATTCTAAACCTCTATGAGATGGTATCTGGTCAAGCTATAAATCTGAACAAGTCATCGATCACTTTTGGAAGCAAAGTCTCAACAACAGTTAAAACAAGGTTGAGAGCTCTGTTGGGAATATTCAATGAAGATGGAAACGGTAAATACCTTGGCTTGCCAGAGCAGTTTAATAACAAGAAAGGAGAAATGTTTCAGTTCACCATTGACAAAGTTAGAGATGCAGCTCAAGGATGGAACAGGAG ATCCCAAGTCTCCAAGTGGGCCCTCTTGGCCACCCTCGACCTGTTTAGCAAACTTCTGGTGGGGATCAGGAACAAACAAAGGAATGCACTGTATAGTTGGAAACGTCTTTGTGTCCCAAAGAAAGAGGGAGGTCTAGGCTTTAGAGATCTTGAAAGGTTTAATCAGGGACTTTTAAGAAAGCAAGTTTGGCGAATACTACAACATCCTGAAAGCCTAGTAGCTAGAATATTGAAGGCTCGTTACTTTCTAGAAGAAAGTATTCTAACAGCACAACCTAAAAGGAAACCCTCCTATGCGTGGAAGTCTCTATTATATGGAAGAGATCTTCTAAAACAAGGACTTCGGTTCATTATCGGCAATGGCACTAGGGTTAGTATGTGGAGTGATCCCTGGTTGGCTGAACATCCACCAAGACCCCCAAGATCAAGGGATGATGTTTCACAGGTGGAATCAGTTAGTAGCTATACCAAAGGAGATGGAACTGGATGGGATATAGGAAAACTCAGAGAAGTTGTGGTAGAGGAAGACATTGATAAGATCTCATCGATAAGAATAAGTCCACATGCGGAATTGGACTTATTAGGGTGGCATTACACAAAGGAAGGTATATATACAGTGAAGTCCGGTTATTGGTTAAGTACTCATCTACCACAACAAGAAAAAGCAACACCAACTTGGGGTGATCACATACTAAAGAAGAAAATCTAG